The following are encoded together in the Malaya genurostris strain Urasoe2022 chromosome 3, Malgen_1.1, whole genome shotgun sequence genome:
- the LOC131437646 gene encoding uncharacterized protein LOC131437646 isoform X1, protein MKLLLTISVVFVCLMSVHSDQSDFNHINSDGSFSFGLKNSDVGGHYHTASGNPKTVVRGRYGSRQPDTGRVEETVYTAGPRGFRARGPKIHRKQNLSQVPRGPVGTPEDPLADPYDDPSYDFQFKTRNYQRREGADSNGRVNGLYTYVDDVGEQHSVRYSAGSGTGFEVANPVPDAPNTLAYESPLYKTHKQVRGKVAFESGPTGSGQYKLQSVGPDQRRSETTGPDGVTRGSYSFLDDKGIQRTVQYIAGAGIGYKVVQSTTGTGSHLLAQPATNFGISHVEQSDVTDNNNPTHNAVPSGPASFPTASERPGSGGSRPTAAGYDDTRPSGSAGYDSSRPVGSGYDGSISDHDGYDTGRPKGPSFDDDFDRKRPTTSPSKIPSSTDRPDSGENKVRFPDEESDYGGRPQDDSIIGLIPPKYDYEQTEESPLSGPFDISISSGPSAPSGPGIPSYDESAPRTFNSNDFTNYPEVSYDRKKLEEDRKKDWRDFSKDSTIIKNVGDWYVGLAPGASVRAHIQNIDLLPYGGRAPSPSEALRRDTQPKPKSNRPYDRRKRSERK, encoded by the exons ATGAAGCTGCTTTTAACAATTAGTGTAGTGTTTGTGTGTTTAATGTCAGTGCATTCCGATCAATCGGATTTCAACCATATAAACTCGGATGGATCATTCAGCTTTGG TTTGAAGAATTCTGATGTTGGAGGTCATTACCACACCGCCAGCGGTAATCCAAAAACTGTAGTGAGAGGTCGCTATGGGAGCCGTCAACCGGATACGGGTCGGGTCGAAGAAACAGTGTACACTGCTGGACCACGTGG ATTTCGTGCCCGTGGCCCAAAGATTCACAGGAAGCAAAATCTGTCACAGGTCCCCCGAGGCCCGGTAGGAACTCCAGAGGATCCTTTGGCGGATCCATACGATGATCCTAGCTATGATTTCCAATTCAAAACTCGAAACTACCAGCGTCGGGAAGGTGCCGATAGCAACGGACGGGTTAATGGCTTGTATACCTACGTTGATGACGTTGGGGAACAGCATTCTGTGCGTTATTCAGCTGGTTCTGGAACAGGTTTTGAAGTCGCGAATCCTGTACCGGATGCTCCTAATACTCTGGCATACGAAAGTCCACTCTACAAAACTCATAAACAGGTTCGCGGTAAAGTCGCTTTCGAGAGTGGTCCGACTGGGTCTGGCCAATATAA GTTGCAATCGGTAGGACCAGATCAAAGACGATCGGAAACGACTGGACCAGATGGAGTAACAAGGGGTTCGTACTCATTTTTGGATGACAAAGGAATTCAACGAACAGTTCAATATATCGCAGGAGCTGGAATTGGGTACAAGGTGGTTCAAAGTACTACAGGAACAGGAAGTCATTTGCTTGCTCAACCTGCTACCAACTTCGGCATTAGTCACGTAGAACAAAGTGATGTAACTGACAATAATAATCCTACGCACAATGCGGTTCCATCAGGACCAGCTTCATTTCCAACTGCCAGTGAACGACCGGGATCTGGTGGTTCTAGACCGACTGCTGCCGGTTACGATGACACTCGTCCGTCTGGATCGGCGGGATACGACAGTTCAAGGCCCGTGGGTAGTGGCTATGATGGATCGATATCTGACCATGATGGGTATGATACCGGCAGACCTAAAGGACCATCTTTCGATGACGACTTCGATCGAAAACGACCAACAACGTCTCCAAGCAAAATTCCATCGAGTACGGATCGACCAGATTCTGGTGAGAATAAAGTACGTTTTCCAGACGAAGAATCGGATTATGGTGGAAGACCTCAAGATGATAGTATCATTGGGCTTATCCCACCGAAGTATGATTACGAACAAACTGAGGAATCTCCTTTATCGGGACCATTCGACATCAGTATCTCCAGCGGTCCGTCAGCCCCGTCGGGACCCGGTATTCCCAGTTACGATGAATCCGCTCCCAGAACATTCAACTCCAACGATTTCACCAACTATCCTGAGGTCTCGTATGATAGGAAAAAGTTAGAGGAGGACAGGAAAAAAGACTGGCGTGACTTCTCCAAGGACTCAACGATTATCAAAAATGTCGGCGATTGGTATGTGGGACTAGCACCAGGAGCATCGGTGAGGGCTCACATACAAAACATAGACCTACTGCCGTACGGAGGTCGTGCTCCGTCGCCCAGTGAGGCACTACGAAGAGATACTCAACCAAAGCCCAAATCAAACCGTCCGTATGATCGGCGGAAGCGAAGTGAACGAAAGTGA
- the LOC131437646 gene encoding uncharacterized protein LOC131437646 isoform X2, translating into MKLLLTISVVFVCLMSVHSDQSDFNHINSDGSFSFGLKNSDVGGHYHTASGNPKTVVRGRYGSRQPDTGRVEETVYTAGPRGFRARGPKIHRKQNLSQVPRGPVGTPEDPLADPYDDPSYDFQFKTRNYQRREGADSNGRVNGLYTYVDDVGEQHSVRYSAGSGTGFEVANPVPDAPNTLAYESPLYKTHKQVRGKVAFESGPTGSGQYKLQSVGPDQRRSETTGPDGVTRGAGIGYKVVQSTTGTGSHLLAQPATNFGISHVEQSDVTDNNNPTHNAVPSGPASFPTASERPGSGGSRPTAAGYDDTRPSGSAGYDSSRPVGSGYDGSISDHDGYDTGRPKGPSFDDDFDRKRPTTSPSKIPSSTDRPDSGENKVRFPDEESDYGGRPQDDSIIGLIPPKYDYEQTEESPLSGPFDISISSGPSAPSGPGIPSYDESAPRTFNSNDFTNYPEVSYDRKKLEEDRKKDWRDFSKDSTIIKNVGDWYVGLAPGASVRAHIQNIDLLPYGGRAPSPSEALRRDTQPKPKSNRPYDRRKRSERK; encoded by the exons ATGAAGCTGCTTTTAACAATTAGTGTAGTGTTTGTGTGTTTAATGTCAGTGCATTCCGATCAATCGGATTTCAACCATATAAACTCGGATGGATCATTCAGCTTTGG TTTGAAGAATTCTGATGTTGGAGGTCATTACCACACCGCCAGCGGTAATCCAAAAACTGTAGTGAGAGGTCGCTATGGGAGCCGTCAACCGGATACGGGTCGGGTCGAAGAAACAGTGTACACTGCTGGACCACGTGG ATTTCGTGCCCGTGGCCCAAAGATTCACAGGAAGCAAAATCTGTCACAGGTCCCCCGAGGCCCGGTAGGAACTCCAGAGGATCCTTTGGCGGATCCATACGATGATCCTAGCTATGATTTCCAATTCAAAACTCGAAACTACCAGCGTCGGGAAGGTGCCGATAGCAACGGACGGGTTAATGGCTTGTATACCTACGTTGATGACGTTGGGGAACAGCATTCTGTGCGTTATTCAGCTGGTTCTGGAACAGGTTTTGAAGTCGCGAATCCTGTACCGGATGCTCCTAATACTCTGGCATACGAAAGTCCACTCTACAAAACTCATAAACAGGTTCGCGGTAAAGTCGCTTTCGAGAGTGGTCCGACTGGGTCTGGCCAATATAA GTTGCAATCGGTAGGACCAGATCAAAGACGATCGGAAACGACTGGACCAGATGGAGTAACAAGGG GAGCTGGAATTGGGTACAAGGTGGTTCAAAGTACTACAGGAACAGGAAGTCATTTGCTTGCTCAACCTGCTACCAACTTCGGCATTAGTCACGTAGAACAAAGTGATGTAACTGACAATAATAATCCTACGCACAATGCGGTTCCATCAGGACCAGCTTCATTTCCAACTGCCAGTGAACGACCGGGATCTGGTGGTTCTAGACCGACTGCTGCCGGTTACGATGACACTCGTCCGTCTGGATCGGCGGGATACGACAGTTCAAGGCCCGTGGGTAGTGGCTATGATGGATCGATATCTGACCATGATGGGTATGATACCGGCAGACCTAAAGGACCATCTTTCGATGACGACTTCGATCGAAAACGACCAACAACGTCTCCAAGCAAAATTCCATCGAGTACGGATCGACCAGATTCTGGTGAGAATAAAGTACGTTTTCCAGACGAAGAATCGGATTATGGTGGAAGACCTCAAGATGATAGTATCATTGGGCTTATCCCACCGAAGTATGATTACGAACAAACTGAGGAATCTCCTTTATCGGGACCATTCGACATCAGTATCTCCAGCGGTCCGTCAGCCCCGTCGGGACCCGGTATTCCCAGTTACGATGAATCCGCTCCCAGAACATTCAACTCCAACGATTTCACCAACTATCCTGAGGTCTCGTATGATAGGAAAAAGTTAGAGGAGGACAGGAAAAAAGACTGGCGTGACTTCTCCAAGGACTCAACGATTATCAAAAATGTCGGCGATTGGTATGTGGGACTAGCACCAGGAGCATCGGTGAGGGCTCACATACAAAACATAGACCTACTGCCGTACGGAGGTCGTGCTCCGTCGCCCAGTGAGGCACTACGAAGAGATACTCAACCAAAGCCCAAATCAAACCGTCCGTATGATCGGCGGAAGCGAAGTGAACGAAAGTGA